The proteins below come from a single Mycobacterium parmense genomic window:
- the cynS gene encoding cyanase: protein MNRNEVTEQVVLGRLRRGLTWQELADAIGRPLLWTTSALLGQHPIPAELGKVLVGMLGLDESAVPVLAAPPMRGGLPTAVPTDPTIYRFYEALQVYGGAIKEVIHEQFGDGIMSAINFSVDLQKKPHPSGDRVVVTFDGKFLPYQWDSARD from the coding sequence ATGAACCGGAATGAGGTCACCGAACAGGTCGTGCTCGGCCGCCTCCGCCGGGGGCTGACGTGGCAGGAACTCGCCGACGCCATCGGCCGCCCGCTGCTGTGGACGACGTCGGCGTTGCTCGGCCAGCACCCGATTCCCGCCGAACTCGGCAAGGTGCTCGTCGGCATGCTGGGGCTCGACGAGTCGGCCGTGCCGGTGCTGGCGGCGCCGCCGATGCGTGGCGGGCTGCCCACGGCGGTCCCCACCGACCCGACCATCTACCGCTTCTACGAGGCCCTGCAGGTCTACGGCGGCGCCATCAAGGAGGTGATTCACGAACAGTTCGGGGACGGAATCATGAGCGCGATCAATTTCAGCGTCGATCTGCAGAAAAAGCCACACCCCTCGGGCGATCGTGTCGTCGTGACGTTCGACGGCAAATTCCTGCCATACCAATGGGATTCGGCGCGGGACTGA
- a CDS encoding HD domain-containing protein: MAHRASPPRLTPRFADALGYAAAKHARQTRKGSEVPYVGHLLSVAGLVIDDGGTEEQAIAALLHDAAEDQGGQETLAEIRQKFGNGVASIVAECSDTFESPKPSWRERKERYIAHLRAASDDAVLISLADKLDNARAILRDYRAEGNRLWQRFSVQDPRLHLWYYRSLLDVLHRRSGSWMVGELRRVLDALEGEMDGDGN; encoded by the coding sequence ATGGCCCATCGGGCATCGCCGCCTCGCCTGACGCCCAGGTTCGCCGACGCCCTGGGCTACGCGGCCGCCAAGCACGCCCGGCAGACGCGCAAGGGCAGCGAAGTGCCGTACGTCGGCCATCTGCTGTCGGTGGCCGGGCTGGTGATCGACGACGGCGGCACCGAGGAGCAGGCCATCGCCGCGCTGCTGCACGACGCCGCCGAGGACCAGGGCGGCCAGGAGACGCTGGCCGAGATCCGGCAGAAGTTCGGGAACGGGGTGGCGTCCATCGTCGCCGAATGCAGTGACACGTTCGAAAGCCCCAAACCGTCCTGGCGGGAGCGCAAGGAGCGCTACATCGCCCACCTGCGTGCGGCGTCCGACGACGCCGTGCTGATTTCGCTCGCCGATAAGCTCGACAATGCGCGTGCGATCCTGCGTGATTACCGTGCCGAGGGAAACCGGCTGTGGCAGCGGTTCAGCGTGCAGGACCCGCGGCTGCACCTGTGGTACTACCGGTCGCTGCTGGACGTCTTGCACCGGCGCAGCGGCAGCTGGATGGTCGGCGAGCTCCGCAGGGTGCTCGACGCGCTCGAGGGCGAGATGGACGGCGACGGCAACTAA
- a CDS encoding nitroreductase family protein — protein sequence MEAWDALCARRNVRQYTPEPVPEEHLDRIAEAGWRAPSAKNRQPWDFVIVTDRGQLQELSTVWQGAGHIAAAAAAIAIVVPVPPDDRRVVTDNYDVGQATMAMMIAATDLGIGTGHSSVGDQVRARAILGVPDGYLVAFLLGVGYPADRPLKPIRKPNRRPFTDVVHHGHW from the coding sequence ATGGAGGCATGGGACGCGCTTTGCGCTCGGCGCAATGTCCGGCAGTACACACCCGAGCCGGTGCCCGAGGAGCACCTCGACCGCATCGCCGAGGCCGGCTGGCGGGCGCCGTCGGCGAAGAATCGCCAGCCGTGGGACTTCGTCATCGTCACCGACCGGGGTCAGCTGCAGGAGTTGTCCACCGTCTGGCAGGGCGCCGGGCACATCGCCGCGGCCGCCGCCGCGATCGCGATCGTCGTGCCGGTGCCGCCGGATGACCGCCGGGTGGTCACCGACAACTACGACGTCGGTCAGGCCACCATGGCGATGATGATCGCGGCCACCGACCTTGGGATCGGCACGGGCCACTCGTCCGTCGGTGACCAGGTCAGGGCGCGCGCGATCCTGGGAGTGCCCGACGGCTACCTGGTGGCGTTCCTGCTCGGCGTCGGATATCCGGCCGACCGCCCACTCAAGCCGATCCGCAAGCCCAACCGGCGCCCGTTCACCGACGTCGTTCACCACGGGCACTGGTGA
- a CDS encoding crotonase/enoyl-CoA hydratase family protein codes for MSGPVHYSVKDSVAVIRMDDGKVNALGPTMQQALGEAIDRAESDNAGALVIAGNDRVFSGGFDLKVLTSGEAQPAIDMLRGGFELSYRLLSHPKPVVMACTGHAIAMGAFLLSSGDHRVAAHAYNIQANEVAIGMTIPYAALEIIKLRLTRSAYQQAAGLAKTFFGETALAAGFVDEIVLPEMVLSRAEEAAREFAGLHQKAHAATKLRARADALQAIRAGIDGIEAEFGL; via the coding sequence ATGAGCGGCCCGGTCCACTACAGCGTGAAGGATTCCGTCGCCGTCATCAGGATGGACGACGGCAAGGTCAACGCGCTGGGCCCCACGATGCAGCAGGCCCTGGGTGAGGCGATCGACCGGGCCGAGAGCGACAACGCGGGGGCGCTGGTGATCGCCGGCAACGACCGGGTGTTCAGTGGCGGATTCGACCTGAAGGTTCTCACCTCGGGCGAGGCGCAGCCCGCGATCGACATGCTCCGGGGGGGCTTCGAGCTCTCCTACCGCCTCTTGTCGCACCCGAAGCCCGTCGTGATGGCCTGCACCGGTCATGCCATCGCGATGGGGGCGTTCCTGCTGTCGTCCGGCGACCACCGCGTGGCCGCCCACGCCTACAACATCCAGGCCAACGAGGTCGCGATCGGCATGACGATTCCGTACGCGGCCCTCGAGATCATAAAGCTGCGCCTCACCCGGTCGGCGTACCAGCAGGCGGCCGGCCTTGCCAAGACGTTCTTCGGCGAGACCGCGCTGGCGGCCGGGTTCGTCGACGAAATCGTGTTGCCGGAAATGGTGCTCAGCCGGGCCGAGGAAGCCGCGCGGGAATTCGCCGGTCTTCACCAAAAGGCCCACGCCGCAACCAAATTGCGGGCCCGTGCCGACGCCTTGCAGGCCATCCGCGCCGGCATCGACGGAATCGAAGCCGAGTTCGGGCTCTAG